One Algibacter sp. L3A6 genomic region harbors:
- a CDS encoding M3 family metallopeptidase: MINHLTKHHAICLVLVNVVLFSCTSKTKEKIDENQNPLVQKSTLQYQAPQFDLIKDEDFVPAFKEGLKLHDSEIDAITNNTATPTFENTVLAIELSGEVLGRATNVFYNLTGSSTNPTLQAIEKEYAPIFSSHSDDIYLNSKIYNRIKALDLSTLKGEDLKLVDYYLKRFEMAGASLSAEDKEKMMEINKKLSVLKTEFNSRLLKARKDAALVVDTAEELDGLSPDDIERAKLKAEEAGHEGKYILGLSNTTQQPLLAVLKNRETRQKLFEASFTRAEKGNDADTRQVVEEIALLRMQKAQLMGKKNYAEWKLQNQMAKTPDRALNLLSELGKASVAQAKKEAANIQSIIDAQNGGFKLEPWDWSFYAEQVKKAKYDLDQKELEPYFELNSVLENGVFYAAERMYGITFKKRTDLPVYNPDVITYEVFDKDGSSLALYYLDFYTRDTKKGGAWMNSFVNQSHYLKQKPVIVNVFNYIKPTEGNPSLISFDNVTTMFHEFGHTLHGLFANQQYVSLSGTSVPRDYVEFPSQINEHAALEPDVLKNYAIHYETKETIPQALIDKLMKAEMFNKGYDVTELLAASVIDMMWHTVENEADFKPVLEFEKEALAKNGLLVSEVPSRYHTPYFAHVWGSGYSAGYYAYTWSKTLDYNTYDWIKANGGMNRENGERFRKYILSVGNSVDLNKAFTDFVGHDMEVDAYINNVGF; encoded by the coding sequence TTATTTTCTTGTACGTCTAAAACCAAAGAAAAAATAGATGAGAACCAGAATCCTTTAGTTCAAAAAAGCACATTACAATATCAAGCACCTCAGTTTGATTTAATTAAAGATGAAGATTTTGTACCCGCTTTTAAAGAAGGTCTAAAATTACACGATTCCGAAATTGATGCAATAACCAATAATACAGCAACTCCAACATTCGAAAATACCGTTTTGGCTATCGAGTTAAGTGGAGAAGTTTTGGGTAGAGCAACAAATGTATTTTACAATCTTACAGGTTCTAGCACCAACCCTACATTACAAGCCATAGAGAAGGAGTATGCACCAATATTTTCATCGCACTCCGATGATATTTATCTTAATTCTAAAATTTATAATCGCATAAAAGCATTAGATCTTTCAACTTTAAAAGGTGAAGATTTAAAGTTAGTCGATTACTACTTAAAGCGTTTTGAAATGGCAGGCGCTAGTTTGTCTGCTGAAGACAAGGAAAAGATGATGGAAATTAATAAAAAACTTTCTGTTTTAAAAACTGAGTTTAATAGTAGGTTACTAAAAGCTCGTAAAGACGCGGCTTTGGTTGTAGATACTGCTGAAGAGCTTGATGGCTTAAGTCCTGATGATATTGAAAGAGCAAAACTTAAAGCTGAAGAAGCTGGACACGAAGGGAAATATATTCTTGGATTGTCTAATACTACTCAACAGCCTTTATTAGCTGTATTAAAAAATAGAGAAACACGTCAAAAATTATTTGAGGCTTCGTTTACAAGAGCTGAAAAGGGTAACGATGCCGATACTAGGCAAGTTGTTGAAGAGATAGCACTTTTACGTATGCAAAAAGCCCAATTAATGGGGAAGAAAAATTATGCTGAATGGAAACTTCAAAACCAAATGGCTAAAACTCCAGATCGTGCTTTAAATCTGTTATCAGAATTAGGCAAAGCATCTGTGGCTCAAGCAAAAAAAGAAGCAGCTAATATTCAAAGTATTATAGACGCTCAAAATGGTGGTTTTAAATTAGAACCATGGGATTGGAGTTTTTATGCAGAACAAGTTAAAAAAGCGAAGTACGATTTAGATCAAAAAGAACTTGAACCTTATTTCGAATTAAATTCGGTTTTAGAGAATGGTGTGTTTTATGCTGCGGAACGTATGTATGGTATCACGTTTAAAAAACGTACAGATTTACCGGTTTACAATCCAGATGTTATTACTTATGAAGTTTTTGATAAAGACGGATCTAGCTTAGCATTGTACTATTTAGATTTTTACACACGCGATACTAAAAAAGGTGGTGCTTGGATGAATAGTTTTGTTAATCAGTCTCATTATTTAAAGCAAAAACCAGTAATCGTTAATGTATTTAATTACATAAAACCTACTGAAGGTAACCCGAGCTTAATAAGTTTTGATAACGTAACCACTATGTTTCATGAGTTTGGCCATACATTACATGGTTTATTTGCTAACCAACAATATGTGTCTTTATCTGGTACAAGTGTGCCTAGAGATTATGTTGAGTTTCCTTCTCAAATAAATGAGCATGCGGCTTTAGAGCCAGATGTTTTAAAAAACTATGCAATACATTACGAAACTAAAGAAACCATTCCTCAGGCTTTAATTGATAAGTTAATGAAGGCTGAAATGTTTAATAAAGGTTATGATGTAACAGAATTATTAGCAGCATCTGTTATTGATATGATGTGGCATACTGTAGAAAACGAAGCAGATTTTAAACCTGTTTTAGAATTTGAAAAAGAAGCTTTAGCTAAAAACGGATTACTAGTAAGTGAAGTGCCATCTAGGTATCATACACCTTACTTTGCACATGTTTGGGGTAGTGGTTATTCTGCAGGATATTACGCTTACACGTGGAGTAAAACATTAGATTATAATACTTACGATTGGATTAAAGCAAACGGTGGTATGAATCGTGAAAATGGAGAACGTTTTAGAAAATATATATTATCTGTTGGTAATAGTGTTGACTTAAATAAAGCTTTTACCGATTTTGTTGGACATGATATGGAAGTAGATGCTTACATTAATAATGTAGGCTTCTAA